Sequence from the Nitrincola iocasae genome:
TGGTTTTGTCTGTATTGATGCTCGGACTTATCTATACCCTGAATTCGGAGATACACCTTGTTATATGATCTGCACATGCACAGTAATGCCTCGGATGGAGTGTTGACTCCAACTGCACTGGTAGACTTGTGTGCAGATAAAGGCATACAAATTATAGCGTTAACGGATCATGATACGCTTGGAGGGATTTCTGAGGCACGGCGATGTGCAGCGAATCGGCAAGTGCAGTTTATACCAGGGGCTGAGTTTACTTGTCTGTGGCGCAGGCAGGTGTTGCATATACTGGGTTTGAACCTGAATGAGCAAAATTCAGAGCTACAGGCGTATATGCATGAGTTAGTTACTGTGCGTGATAAACGTGCCGAAAAAATAGCAGAACGCTTGATAAAAAAAGGTATTTCAACTGATATATTGGATCAAGCACGCGTTATTGCCGACGGGGCCAGTATTTGCCGCCCTCACTTTGCCAAGGCACTTATCCAAAGTGGTTATGTTGCCTCTTCTAAAGCCGCGTTCGATACCTATTTGGGGCAGGGTAAGGTTGGTGATGTTAAAGCTGAGTGGCCAGATCCTGAGCGTGTCATTAAAATCATTCATTATGCTGGTGGTTATGCAGCGCTGGCGCACCCGACCAAATACAATATGACTTTTACACGGCTACGATTATTGTTTGGTGAGTTGAAAGACTGGGGGTGTGATGCAGTTGAGGTCGGCTATCCAGGAATGAACCCTGATCAGGCGAGGGAGTTGTTAAAAGTGGCTAAGCAATATGAGTTCCTGGTATCGGCGGGTAGTGATTTTCATTCACCTGAGTTTGGTTGGACTGCGCCGGGTCGTTTTCCTGTTATAGATGTCGATGACAAACATTTGTTAAATAAGCTGGTTGTGAATTTTAATGTGGAAGTCGGTTTGAGCTAGCCGGCGATGGAGGTAGTAGTGAGTCAGTTTTTTCAGATTCATCCTGAAAATCCTCAGAAGCGCCTGATTACTCAGGCTGTTGAAATACTGAGAGAGGGTGGGGTGATTGTTTATCCAACCGATTGTGCTTATGCGCTGGGTTGTTGTCTTGAAAATAAAAAGGCAGTTGATCGTATTCGTCAAATACGGCGTTTGGACGATAAGCATAATTTCACGTTGGTCTGTGGCGATCTGTCGGTTATATCCACCTATGCTAAGGTAGATAATTCCGTATATCGGTTGTTGAAGGCGCATACTCCTGGTGCCTATACCTTTATATTGAATGCAACCAGTGAAGTACCCAGGCGCTTGCTACATCCAAAGCGCCGTACTATCGGTATTCGCGTTCCGGATAACCTCATTGTGGCAGCGTTGCTGGCTGAGCTAGGTGAACCCATTATGAGTACGTCGTTGATAATGCCCGAAGAGACGGTACCTTTAACTGATCCTTACGATATACGGGATACCTTGCAGCATCATGTTGATTTGGTAATAGACGGTGGTTTTTGTGGTATGGAGGCCACCAGTGTTATTAACCTCACTGGAGATGAACCTGAAATAGCGCGTGAAGGTGCAGGTAATATAAATTCTTTTATGTAAATAGGGTTTTTATTAGTCTAATATTGCAAATGTTGTATTTCTGAAGATAATGAGCAGGTCAATAATCAATATGGGAATTAATTAAATGTCTGATTTTATCAAAACGCTAATGCGTAAAAACTCTTTGAGAAAGCAGTGTCAGGAGTTGTCTGTTGGTGATGTGGAAAAAGTGTTGTCTGATTTGACTGATATTCTTGCTGAGCGCAAGGAAGATGAAGCGATCAAAGCAGCGGAAGAAAATAAGCGCATTGAAAAAATTGAACAGATTCGTCTGGCAATGAAAGAAGCCGGTCTGGATATTTCTGATTTGTCTGAGTTGGCTGAAGTCGCACCGAAGAAAACAGTAAAGGCTAAATATTATATTGTTGATGCTGAGGGTGAGCGTCATGAGTGGTCGGGTCGTGGCAGAACGCCGGTTGTGTTTGCTGAATATATGCAGCAACGTGGTATCAGTAAAGATCAGTTGCCGAGTGTAGATTGATTTAATGGTTTTTTTGATAGGTTATCAGGGTAGCGTCAATGGAAAGTGAAAAACTTCAAAAAGTATTGGCGCGCTCTGGAGTTGGCTCACGTCGTGAGATGGAGCGTTGGATCGAAGCAGGTCGGGTATCAATCAATGGTCGCCTTGCTGGCCTTGGAGACAGGGTTGGTGAAAGTGATCAGGTCATGGTTGATGGGCGCCCTGCAAAATTGATTTTCGCATCAGAGTCGCCCAGGCGCGTTGTTATTTATAATAAGCCGTTGGATGAAGTGTGCACCCGTCATGATCCGGAAGGGCGACCGACTGTTTTCGATAATCTTCCACCGCTGAAACAAGGGCGTTGGATAGTAGTCGGGCGGCTGGATATTAATACCACTGGCTTGTTGATATTTACTACCGATGGCGAGTTAGCCAATCGGTTAATGCACCCTTCGGCTGAGATAGATCGTGAATATGCGGTACGCGTATTGGGTGAGATCACTGAAACTATGCTTGAGCAACTGACTAAGGGTGTGTTGCTTGAAGATGGTATGGCGCGCTTTACCGATGTGCGTTTCTTTGATGGCGAGGGTGCTAATAAATGGTACCACTGTGTGCTTATGGAAGGGCGTAACCGTGAGGTTCGCCGTTTATGGGAATCTCAGGGTATTCAGGTTAACCGTCTGAAACGTGTACGCTTTGGACCAGTATTCCTGCCGAGTGATGTTAAAGTAGGTACCTGGCGTGAGCTGGGCCGTAAAGAGAGTAATATGCTCGCGGCTGAAGTCGGTCTTGAGGCTGATAAAACGCCGTTTGATCGAACACCGGCACAGTTGGATGCCGATGAGCGGCGTTTTCGTAAGCAGCGTGTGCGCCAGCATGCGGTGGCTGGAAAAGGCGATGTCAGATCAGTAAAAGCAAAACCCCGTGGGCGCACAGTCGGCAAGCGCAACGCTCGCTAACGGCTAGCATTGCGCATCATTTAAGCTTGTGCGTCGATTGATTGGCCTTGGGTGTCCTTGCTGTCCGGGCCCATCAGATATAAATATACCGGCATAATATCCGCTGGTGTTGGCAGAGTTTCCGGGTTTTCGCCTGGATAGGCGTAAGCCCGCATATTAGTGCGTGTGCCGCCAGGATTGATAGCATTGACGCGGATGTTGGGCGTGTTTTCCAGCTCATCAGCCAGTACCTGCATCAATCCCTCTGTGCCAAACTTAGAAATAGCATAAGCCCCCCAGTAAGCTTTTCCTGTGCGCCCTACACCTGATGAGGTGAAAATAATTGAGGCATCTTCGGATGCCATCAATAAAGGCATAAGTGTTTGTGTCAGCATAAAGGGAGCGTTGAGGTTGACCTGCATAACTTGATGCCAGATAACCGGGTCATAATTCTCAATTGGGGTTCTTACGCCTAGAATGCCTGCATTGTGGAGAATGCCGTCCAGACGCCCGAACTCCTGATGCAGTGTGTTGCAGAGCTCGATATAGTCATGCTCCGTAGCTACCTCCAGGTTCATAGGTACGATCGCTGCCTGGGGATAGCCTGCAGCTTCTATTTCATCATAAACCGCGTCCAGCTTTTCCTGGGTTCTGCCCAGTAAAATCACTGTGGCGCCGTGAGCTGCATAGTGTTTTGCTGCTTCGCGGCCTATGCCATCACCAGCGCCGGTAACGAGAAGGATTCTGTCTTTAAGCAGATCAGTCGGCGCGTTGTATGCAAACATAATCTTGGTGCTCCTATTTAAGCGTGTATTACTATTAATGCGGTTGTATCAGTGATTTTAGCAGAGGCAGCAATTGGGTTGATTCCTGAATGCAGAAATCACTGCGCCAAAATTCCGGTTGGTCGTTCGGACCTAAATAGCCGAAAGCGGCAGCTAAAGTGCGCATGCCTGCCGCCTGACCAGCCTGAATGTCTCGCAGGTGATCACCAATGTAGAGTGTATTCGCTGGCAGTCGGTCAATGCGCTTGCAAGCCAGTAGCAACCCTTCTGGATCAGGTTTGCTGCGGCTAACATCATCGGGACAGATGGTGACGGCGCAGCGTGTATCCAGCATCAGTTGTTGTATCAGTTTGTGGGTGAAGCGAGCGGGTTTGTTGGTGACAATGCCCCAGGGGATGTCAATTTCATCCAGCCAGGCAAGCATCTCATCAAAACCGGCAAAAAGCCGACTATCCTGCGCAGGCGAGGCTTCATAAAGAGACAACATTTGCTCAAGTAAGCGCTCAAAGTCAGGGTGATCATCTTTAAAGCCAAACGCTCCTTCAATGACGGCACGTCCGCCGTTGGACACAGTCAGTCTTAGTTGGGCAGAATCAATCGCTGGACGACCTTCGGCTTTGAGTAGTTGATTACAGATACGCAAAAAATCAGGTGCGGTATCAACTAATGTACCATCAAGGTCAAACAGTATGGCTTGAATTGGCGTCATGTCAGAGTCACTTTCTGAGTGGCGAGCATGTAGTTTACATCTACGTCGTTGGGGTCGAGGCGGTACTGACGGGTCAGTGGGTTGTAGGTCAGGCCAGTCATTTCAGTAATATGCAATCCATTGTCACGCACCCAGCCAGCCAGCTCGGCAGGTCGGACAAATTTATTGAAATCGTGCGTGCCTGCGGGGACCAGTCTGAGTAAACGTTCAGCGCCGAGGATCGCAAACAGGTAGCTTTTCGGATTGCGGTTGAGCGTGGATAAAAATACTTGTCCACCAGGCTTTACCAGGCTGGCACAGGCATTGATCACTGAAGCCGGGTCAGGTACATGCTCAATCATTTCCATGCAGGTGACGACATCAAAGGCCTCCGGATGGCTGATAGCCATCTCCTCAGCGGTAATGCGTTGATAGTCAACTTTAACGCCGCTTTCGAGTCCGTGCAGTTTGGCAACTTTCAGTGGGGCTTCGCCCATGTCGATACCGGTAACCTCAGCGCCGCGTCTTGCCATGGCTTCCGATAATATGCCACCGCCGCAGCCAATATCGATGACACGTTTGCCAGCCAGCCCGGCAATGCGGTCAATAAAGCCGACTCTGAGTGGGTTAATGTCATGCAGTGGCTTGAATTCACTGTTTCTGTCCCACCAGCGACTGGCCAGTTCTTCAAATTTTGAAATCTCGGCAGGGTCTAGGTTCAGCGCGCGCGGGTTGCTCATGGTCAATTAATTTCCAATTGGTCAGTTCAAGTTGATTCTAACACTCATAGCAGAGGTGAGTCAGCGTGTGTTTATGGTATAATAGCGCGTTAATAAACTGCCGTATCAACGGCGTGTAAGCATACCGAATCAAGGAACGCTGAGCGAATGGGTGATCTAGCCAAAGAAGTCCTGCCAGTCAATATTGAGGATGAGCTTAAACAGTCCTATCTCGACTACGCCATGAGCGTCATTGTAGGTCGAGCATTACCTGATGTACGTGATGGCCTGAAGCCGGTGCATCGCCGGGTTTTGTTTGCCATGCATGAGCTTGGAAATGACTGGAACAAACCATACAAAAAATCGGCACGTGTTGTCGGTGACGTCATCGGTAAATACCATCCACATGGTGACAGTGCTGTTTACGATACCATCGTCAGGATGGCACAGAACTTTTCCATGCGGGCACCGCTGGTTGATGGCCAGGGTAACTTTGGTTCCGTGGATGGTGATAGTGCGGCTGCGATGCGTTACACCGAAATCCGTATGGCCAAGATCGCGCATGATCTGCTGGCTGATCTGGATAAGGAAACAGTCGATTTTGTTGATAACTATGACGGCACTGAGCGTATTCCGGCCGTGTTACCCACCCGCGTGCCGAACTTGTTGGTTAATGGGTCCTCAGGGATTGCTGTGGGCATGGCAACCAATATTCCGCCGCATAACCTCAGTGAAGTAGTCAAAGGGTGCCTGGCGTTGATTGATGATCCAGAGCTCACGGTTGATGAGTTGATGGAGTTCATTCCAGGCCCGGATTTCCCCACAGGTGCAATTATTAATGGTCGTGCGGGTATTTTGCAGGCCTATCGTACTGGTCGAGGACGTATTTATGTCCGGGCACGCCACCATGTTGAAGATAACCCACGTAATGGCCGGCCGATGCTGGTCATTACTGAAATTCCTTATCAGCTTAACAAAGCCCGTACCATTGAAAAAATTGCTGATCTGGTTAAAGAGAAAAAGCTGGAAGGCATCAGCGAGCTGCGTGACGAATCTGATAAAGACGGTATGCGTATTGTCATCGAGTTGCGCCGTGGCGAAGTCCCTGAGGTGGTTATTAATAACCTGTTTATTCAAACACAGCTACAAAGTGTGTTTGGTATCAACATGGTGTCACTGGTGGATGGGCAGCCACGTACGCTTGACCTGAAAACCATGCTGGAGTGCTTTATCCTGCATCGCCGGGAAGTGGTCACACGCCGGACTGTGTATGAACTGCGTAAGGCGCGTGAGCGTGGTCATGTCCTGGAAGGTCTGGCGATAGCGCTGGCTAATATTGATCCGATTATTCAATTAATTAAAGAGTCGCCAACGCCAGCTGATGCGCGTGAGCGTCTGATAGCGTCACCTTGGCAGCCAGGTGATGTGGTTGAGATGCTGGAGCGTGCTGGTGAAGATGCCTGCCGTCCAGAGGATCTGGAGCCTCAGTATGGTCTGCGTGAGGGTCAGTATTACCTGTCACCAGTTCAGGCTCAGGCTATTCTGGACCTGCGTTTACACCGTTTGACCGGGCTGGAACATGAAAAACTGATTGGTGAGTACCGCAATCTGGTGGAGAAAATCGCCGAGCTGCTGTACATCCTGTCGTCTCGTGAGCGCTTGATGGAAGTGATCCGTGAAGAGCTGGCAGCTGTCGTTGAAGAATATGCCGACCCGCGCCGTACTGAGATCATGTCTTCACAGCAGGACCTTACTGTTGCTGACCTGATTACAGAAGAAGACATGGTGCTGACAATTTCGCACAGTGGTTATGCCAAAACCCAGCCGCTCGATGCCTATCAGGCACAGAAGCGTGGTGGCAAGGGCAAGTCATCAACTGCGATGAAAGATGAAGACTTTATTGAACACCTGTTGATTGCCAATACGCATGACACTGTGTTGTGTTTCACCAGCCGCGGCAAGGTTTACTGGTTGAAAGTCTATGAAATTCCACCGGCCAGCCGTGCCTCCCGCGGTCGTCCGCTGGTGAATATATTGCCGTTGGAAGAAGGTGAACGAATCAACACGATTCTGCCTGTCAAAGAGTTTGACGAAAACCGCTTCGTTTTCATGGCGACCGCCAAGGGGACTGTGAAGAAAACCCCATTGCAGAGTTTTGCCAGACCTCGTAGTACCGGTCTGATTGCACTGGATATCGTTGAAGGCGATCACTTGATAGGTGCTGCCATTACCAATGGTAATGACGATGTGATGCTGGTGACCAGTGCCGGTAAAGCCGTGCGCTTTAATGAACAGGATGTTCGCTCCATGGGCCGTACGGCTCGCGGTGTGCGCGGCGTCAGAATGCCGGAAGAGGCTAATGTTATCTCCCTGATGATTCCACAGGAGGGTGGCAAGGTGCTGACTGCATCTGAAAAAGGCTTTGGTAAGCAAACGGCGGTTGAAGATTTCCCACTCAGGGGCCGTGGCGGTCAAGGGGTTATTGCCATGCAGTGCACTGATCGAAATGGCTCCCTGGCAGGTGCTGTTCAGGTCTTTAGTGGTGATGGCGTAATGCTCATTAGTAACCGCGGTACGCTGGTACGCACACGAACAGAAGAAATCTCCGTTTTGGGTCGTAATACTCAGGGGGTTATGCTGATTCGCTTAAGTGATGATGAAAAACTGGTAGGTCTGGCACGTATAGAGGAGCCTGAGGATGACGATGTTGAGCTGAGTGCTGATGCGCTGGATCAACTTCAAGATGATCCTTCAGGCACTGATGCAGGCGCAGACGAGTAAATACATCAAAGTAAATACATCAAAGTAAGTACATCAACTGGGTGGGAGATATCTCCCACCTGAGCAACCGGACTGACAGACGTAATGACACGTAAATTTAATTTCAGTGCAGGGCCGGCAGCGTTGCCGGATGAAGTGTTACAACAGGCGCAGCGGGATTTGTGTGATTGGCAAGGAAAGGGTCTGTCAATCATGGAGATGAGTCATCGTAGTGATGAATTCGTTTCGGTTGCACAGCAGGCTGAGCAGGATTTGCGGGACCTGATGTCGATTCCGGATCATTACAAGGTGTTGTTTCTGCAGGGGGGAGCAAGCAGTCAATTTGCTATGTTGCCAATGAACCTGTTGCGGGGCAAGCAAACCGCTGACTACATAAACACCGGTATCTGGTCAAAGAAGGCCATTGCTGAAGCCTCTCGTTATTGTACTGTTAATATAGCTGCCACAACGGAAGCTGAACATTTTCTGCGCGCACCCACACCAGCCGAAATTCAGTTGAGCCCGGATGCAGCTTACCTTCACTACACCAGTAATGAAACCATTGGTGGTGTGGAATTCAATTACATTCCCGATAGTGGCTCCGTACCTCTGATCGTCGATATGTCATCGGATATTCTATCCGGTCCCATCGATGTCAGTCGTTTCGGAGTGATCTATGCGGGAGCCCAGAAAAATATCGGTCCGGCTGGTTTGACGGTGGTGATCGTGCGCGAAGATCTGCTCGGGCATACTCTGGCGGGAACACCCACCATGTACGATTACAAAGTGCATGCTGAGGGTGAGTCGATGCACAATACGCCGCCAACCTTTGCCTGGTATCTGTCAGGACTGGTGTTCGACTGGCTGAAGCGTCAGGGAGGCGTTGCTGCAATGGCTGAGGTTAACCAACGTAAAGCGGCTAAGCTTTATGCCGCCATAGATCGAAGTGATTTCTATGCCAACCCGGTAGCAATTGATAGCCGTTCCGGTATGAATGTGCCCTTTACCCTGGCTGATGCCGCACTGGATAAGCTATTTTTACAGCAGGCTGAAGCCGCCGGGCTGTTGAACCTTAAAGGACATCGATCTGTCGGCGGGATGCGTGCCAGTATTTACAATGCGGTACCCGAAGCCGCTGTCGATGCGCTACTGACGTTTATGTCCGAGTTTGAGACCCAGCATGGCTGAGCAGGTTCCACAGACTCCATCGGCCCGCGCTGAGGCCGAACTCAGGGCGTTGCGTGATCAGATTGATGACATAGATCAGCAATTACAGTCGTTGATCAATAAGCGCGCGGCCTGTGCACAGCAAGTGGCTGAGGTGAAACAAGGTATTAACCAGAGTTTACCCGCCGTGTTTTACCGGCCTGAACGTGAAGCCCAGGTGTTGCGACGTGTTATGGAACGTAACACCGGGCCGCTACCTGATCAGGATATGGCCCGCCTGTTTCGTGAAATCATGTCCGTATGTCTGGCGTTGGAGCAGCCGCTGAGTGTTGCCTACCCAGGTCCTGAGGGTGGGTACACTGAACAAGCTGTACGTAAGCACTTCGGACTTTCGGCTAAGGGAGTCGCAATGACCGATCCTGAGCAAGCCTTCAAAGCGGTAGAGCAGGGGCACTGTCACTATGCTGTTACCCCGATAGAAAGTGCTCATGAAGGCTTGGTCAGTCATACGCTGGACTTGTTTCGCCGCTATGATCTGCGGATCTGTGGTGAGGTAGAACTTTTACTTGATCCTACCGATGATAAAACCCTGGCGGCTGATACCCGCTATCTTGTATTGGGGAAACAGTATGTCGAGCCTAGTGGCCATGACAAAACTTCAATACTGCTGTCAGTGAAGGATCAGCCTGGTGTTCTCCATGATGTGCTGGGTGCTTTCCGACAACGTAATATCAGCTTAACGCGCCTGGAAAGCCGAACAGTGCATCAGGGAGCGGGTGATTACTCCTTGTTCTACATGGATTTTGAAGGGCATCAGGAAGATGCCTCCGTTGTGGAATTACTGAGCGAGCTGGCAAACGGTCCCGATACTCTTAAAGTGCTGGGATCTTATCCCAGGGCTGTACTCTAATAACAACAGGAAACACATTATGAGCTGTGATTTTGTAGCTCTGTCGAATCCCGGTGTACAGGCGCTGCAGCCCTATCAGGCTGGCAAGCCTGCTGAGGAACTGGAGCGTGAGCTGGGAATTCGCGATATTGTTAAATTGGCCAGCAACGAGAACCCCTTGGGGCCGTCGTCAGCAGCCATTTCAGCAGTACAGTCTGTACTATCGGGGTTGACCCGCTATCCTGACAGCAATGGTTACTATCTTAAGCAAGCGCTGAGCCAGCGTTTCAATTTGGCTGCTAATCAACTGACGCTTGGCAATGGCTCCAATGATCTATTGGAACTGGTTGCACGTGCTTTTTTGCGCGAAGGAGTTGAAGCGGTCTATTCTGAGTATGCCTTTATTGTCTATCCACTGGTAGTCAAAGCCTGTGGAGCCACTGGCGTGCGGGTACCTGCACGGGATTATGGTCATGACCTCGATGCTATGGCTGATGCCGTTACAGCAAATACCCGAGTGATCTTCATCGCCAATCCCAATAATCCGACCGGTACCTGTCTGACCAGTCAGGCGTTCAAGCGCTTTATGGCACGCATACCCGAGCAGGTGCTGGTGGTGCTGGACGAAGCTTATAGCGAGTATACCGATCAGGCTGATACGCCTGATGGCCTGGCACTTACTGCAACTTACAATAATTTGATCGTAACCCGCACTTTTTCCAAGGCCTACGGTCTGGCTGCACTGCGTGTCGGTTTTGCTGTTGCCAATCCAGTGGTTACCGATCTTCTGAACCGTGTTCGTCAGCCATTTAATGTCAGCTCCGTCGCCCAGGCGGCGGCCATGGCGGCCTTGGCAGACCGGGAATATCTGGCGCGTACAGTCAGTTTAAATCGGCAAGGCCTCAAGCAAATGCAAGCCGGGTTAGTGGCGCTAGAGGTTAGCTATATTCCTTCAGTTGCCAATTTCATTACTATTGATTGTGAACAGGATGCCTTGCTGGTCTATCAAGCGCTGCTTGAACAAGGCGTTATTGTCAGGCCGCTGGGTGTTTACGCCATGCCGCAACATTTGCGTGTTACGCTGGGTACAGAAACAGAAAATCAACGCTTTCTAGACGCGTTGAAAAAGGTGATAGCGTGAAATATAGCTTGAACAAGGTTTTAGTTATTGGTCTTGGGTTGATTGGTGGATCGTTTGCCAAAGCACTTAAGAAACGTCATCTTGTAGATGAAGTGAGTGGCTATGATTTGAACTCAGCAGAATGTGAGCTGGGGCTGCAGTTGGGTGTGATAGATAAGCAAGTCACATCTCTGCTAGACGCTGTTGCCGAAGCTGATCTGGTGATGCTGGCTGTGCCGGTCAAGGCGATGGAGCAGTTATTGGAAGCCATTGCACCTGCGCTGCGACCAGACACCTTGGTAACGGATGCCGGCAGCACTAAAATGAATATTATTGCCGCGGCACAACGTGTATTCCCGACTATTCCCGCCACCTTTGTGCCTGGTCATCCGATAGCAGGTGCAGAAAAGAGTGGTGTGACAGCGGCCAATGCCGATTTGTTTGTGCGCCATAAGGTCATTTTGACCCCTGTACCGGAAACTGACCCCTTGGCAGTCAGTCTGGTGGCCGAGTTGTGGCAGTCATTGGGCGCTGAGGTGTTGCAGATGGAGCCACATCGACATGACGAGGTATTAGCGGCGACCAGTCATCTACCGCATCTTTTGGCATTTTCATTGGTGGATACACTGGCGCATGAAGAAGAAAAAAAAGATATTTTTCGCTATGCGGCCGGTGGCTTCCGGGATTTTACCCGTATCGCCGCAAGTGACCCGGTCATGTGGCACGATATTTGTCAGGCAAACCGGGATGCGCTGCTTGATCAGATTGACCAGTTTACTATGGGGTTGTCTCGCTTGCGTCAGGCCATAGACACAGAAGATAGCCAGACCTTGCTGGGTATTTTTACCCGAGCACGCATTGCACGTGAATATTTCAGTACGTTACTGACTGGTACAGCGTATGAATTGTCATCGACACCACCTTCAGTTGAAACACCGAACCTGGGTGTAGATAAGCCGGGTGAATGACAAGCGAAACGTCGCTGCAAGAATTAACCTGTTTAATTCTGTGCTGTTCTACTAATCAAGAAAGGAGGCGGACTGATGTCCACCAGAGTTTCAATACCTGTCATCACTGTTGATGGCCCGAGTGGTTCCGGCAAAGGAACAATCTGTCGTCTGTTAGCTCAGCGCTTGGGTTGGCATCTGCTGGATAGTGGGGCTTTGTATCGCTTGACAGCCGTCGCTGCGCGGCATCATGGTATCTCTCTGGATGATGAAGAGTCTCTGCAGGTTGTCGCCGCCCATCTTGATGTGCAGTTTCTGGCTGGAACCACTGATGATGTTAAAATCGTGCTTGAAGGTGAAGAAGTTACTGATACTATCAGAACTGAAGCGGTGGGTGCGGACGCTTCAGTTGTCGCGGCTATGGCCCCGGTGCGCCAGGCGTTACTACAGCGACAGCGTGACTTTGTTGCCGCTCCAGGTCTGATTGCCGATGGCCGTGATATGGGTACGGTGATCTTCCCGGAAGCCTGTTTGAAGGTCTATTTGGATGCCAGTGCTGAAGAGCGTGGCAGCCGCCGTTATAAGCAGTTGATTAGCAAAGGCCTGAGTGCTAGCCTTGAAGATATAGTATTGGATTTAAAAGCGCGGGATGCGCGGGATATGAACCGCAGTGTCTCGCCCCTGAAACCGGCGCCTGATGCGGTGATTCTTGACACCACCAAAATGACAATTGAGGAGGTGTTGGAGGTGGTGCTGGATGAAGCAAAACATAAAGGGCTGCGTTAGGCAGTTTCAGTCTGAGGATGCGGGTAATGAGCGAGAGTTTTGCAGAGCTATTTGAAGAAAGTCTGAAAGAGCTTGAAATGGCTCCAGGCTCCATAGTCACCGGTACGGTGGTTGCTGTTGAAAACGATTTCGTCATCGTCAATGCTGGATTGAAATCTGAAGGCATTATTCCGCTGGAGCAGTTCAAGGATGACAAAGGACAGTTGACCGTTGCTGTGGGTGATCAGGTCAAAGTGGCTC
This genomic interval carries:
- the serC gene encoding 3-phosphoserine/phosphohydroxythreonine transaminase, which codes for MTRKFNFSAGPAALPDEVLQQAQRDLCDWQGKGLSIMEMSHRSDEFVSVAQQAEQDLRDLMSIPDHYKVLFLQGGASSQFAMLPMNLLRGKQTADYINTGIWSKKAIAEASRYCTVNIAATTEAEHFLRAPTPAEIQLSPDAAYLHYTSNETIGGVEFNYIPDSGSVPLIVDMSSDILSGPIDVSRFGVIYAGAQKNIGPAGLTVVIVREDLLGHTLAGTPTMYDYKVHAEGESMHNTPPTFAWYLSGLVFDWLKRQGGVAAMAEVNQRKAAKLYAAIDRSDFYANPVAIDSRSGMNVPFTLADAALDKLFLQQAEAAGLLNLKGHRSVGGMRASIYNAVPEAAVDALLTFMSEFETQHG
- the pheA gene encoding chorismate mutase → MAEQVPQTPSARAEAELRALRDQIDDIDQQLQSLINKRAACAQQVAEVKQGINQSLPAVFYRPEREAQVLRRVMERNTGPLPDQDMARLFREIMSVCLALEQPLSVAYPGPEGGYTEQAVRKHFGLSAKGVAMTDPEQAFKAVEQGHCHYAVTPIESAHEGLVSHTLDLFRRYDLRICGEVELLLDPTDDKTLAADTRYLVLGKQYVEPSGHDKTSILLSVKDQPGVLHDVLGAFRQRNISLTRLESRTVHQGAGDYSLFYMDFEGHQEDASVVELLSELANGPDTLKVLGSYPRAVL
- the hisC gene encoding histidinol-phosphate transaminase → MSCDFVALSNPGVQALQPYQAGKPAEELERELGIRDIVKLASNENPLGPSSAAISAVQSVLSGLTRYPDSNGYYLKQALSQRFNLAANQLTLGNGSNDLLELVARAFLREGVEAVYSEYAFIVYPLVVKACGATGVRVPARDYGHDLDAMADAVTANTRVIFIANPNNPTGTCLTSQAFKRFMARIPEQVLVVLDEAYSEYTDQADTPDGLALTATYNNLIVTRTFSKAYGLAALRVGFAVANPVVTDLLNRVRQPFNVSSVAQAAAMAALADREYLARTVSLNRQGLKQMQAGLVALEVSYIPSVANFITIDCEQDALLVYQALLEQGVIVRPLGVYAMPQHLRVTLGTETENQRFLDALKKVIA
- a CDS encoding prephenate dehydrogenase/arogenate dehydrogenase family protein encodes the protein MKYSLNKVLVIGLGLIGGSFAKALKKRHLVDEVSGYDLNSAECELGLQLGVIDKQVTSLLDAVAEADLVMLAVPVKAMEQLLEAIAPALRPDTLVTDAGSTKMNIIAAAQRVFPTIPATFVPGHPIAGAEKSGVTAANADLFVRHKVILTPVPETDPLAVSLVAELWQSLGAEVLQMEPHRHDEVLAATSHLPHLLAFSLVDTLAHEEEKKDIFRYAAGGFRDFTRIAASDPVMWHDICQANRDALLDQIDQFTMGLSRLRQAIDTEDSQTLLGIFTRARIAREYFSTLLTGTAYELSSTPPSVETPNLGVDKPGE
- the cmk gene encoding (d)CMP kinase, whose translation is MSTRVSIPVITVDGPSGSGKGTICRLLAQRLGWHLLDSGALYRLTAVAARHHGISLDDEESLQVVAAHLDVQFLAGTTDDVKIVLEGEEVTDTIRTEAVGADASVVAAMAPVRQALLQRQRDFVAAPGLIADGRDMGTVIFPEACLKVYLDASAEERGSRRYKQLISKGLSASLEDIVLDLKARDARDMNRSVSPLKPAPDAVILDTTKMTIEEVLEVVLDEAKHKGLR